A genomic region of Chryseobacterium sp. KACC 21268 contains the following coding sequences:
- a CDS encoding NAD(P)H-dependent oxidoreductase, giving the protein MNYLEALNWRYSVKRFNGKKISSEKLNNILEAGRLSVSSQGLQPYHLLVVENDETIQKLIPAFYNPSQISTCSHLIALVSKTNINKEYVDNYFSHIINERGVTLEQLVAFRNNINSQLENQTSQEMESWSEKQSYIVLGSLIMASAQENIDSCPMEGFRQDILEDVLKIDKESEKIAVVLTLGYRAEDDNFQNFKKVRKPADKFIKFL; this is encoded by the coding sequence ATGAATTATTTAGAAGCGCTTAACTGGCGATATTCCGTAAAAAGATTTAACGGAAAAAAGATTTCCTCCGAAAAACTGAACAATATTTTGGAAGCTGGAAGATTGTCAGTCAGCTCACAAGGACTTCAACCCTATCATCTTTTGGTGGTGGAGAATGATGAGACGATTCAGAAATTGATTCCGGCATTTTACAATCCATCGCAGATTTCGACTTGCTCTCATTTGATTGCTTTGGTTTCAAAGACCAATATCAATAAGGAATATGTTGATAATTATTTTAGTCATATTATTAATGAACGAGGCGTGACTTTGGAACAATTGGTGGCTTTTAGGAATAATATCAATTCCCAATTGGAAAATCAAACTTCGCAGGAAATGGAAAGTTGGTCAGAGAAACAGAGTTACATAGTTCTTGGTTCTTTGATAATGGCTTCGGCACAGGAAAATATCGACAGTTGCCCGATGGAAGGTTTCAGACAAGACATTTTGGAAGACGTTTTGAAAATCGATAAAGAAAGTGAGAAAATCGCGGTAGTTCTGACTTTAGGTTACAGAGCTGAGGATGATAATTTCCAAAACTTCAAAAAAGTAAGAAAACCTGCGGATAAGTTCATCAAATTCTTATAA
- the mraZ gene encoding division/cell wall cluster transcriptional repressor MraZ — MKNFIGTYECKIDDKGRIKLPASLTKQMEHFADEPFIVKRSVFQKCLEVYPMEPWDRLMVKINALNRFVKKNADFIRMFTAGVKTVEMDNVGRLQISKDLTQFANLNKEIVITSAGELFEIWDKESYEQVIAVSEIDFANLAEDVMGNLDSGETAD, encoded by the coding sequence ATGAAAAACTTCATTGGAACATACGAGTGCAAAATAGATGACAAAGGGCGCATCAAACTGCCTGCTTCGCTTACGAAGCAGATGGAACACTTTGCAGATGAGCCATTTATCGTCAAGCGTTCGGTGTTTCAAAAATGTCTGGAAGTTTACCCGATGGAACCTTGGGACAGATTGATGGTAAAGATAAATGCACTCAATCGGTTCGTCAAGAAAAATGCGGATTTCATCAGAATGTTTACCGCCGGTGTGAAAACCGTGGAAATGGACAACGTCGGTCGTCTGCAAATCAGCAAAGATTTGACGCAGTTTGCCAACCTCAACAAGGAAATCGTCATCACAAGTGCTGGCGAACTCTTCGAGATTTGGGACAAAGAATCTTACGAACAGGTCATCGCAGTAAGTGAAATTGATTTCGCAAACCTCGCAGAAGACGTAATGGGAAACCTTGATTCGGGAGAGACAGCAGACTAA
- the rsmH gene encoding 16S rRNA (cytosine(1402)-N(4))-methyltransferase RsmH has translation MYHNPVLLKQSVDGLVTNPDGIYVDCTFGGGGHSREILSRLSDKGKLYAFDQDLDALKNTIDDPRFTLINQNFRFLENSLLAYGVTGVDGILADLGVSSHQFDEAERGFSIRSNAPLDMRMNVMQGLDAKKIINEYEEEDLANVLYNYGELRESRKLAREIVHHRKAKKINTTDELKSLFSYIPAFKQNKFFAQIFQAIRIEVNQELEVLKELLVQSYKVLKPEGRLVMISYHSLEDRLVKRFLKNGMFEGEPARDIYGNYKKTFELLKTKAIIPDDKEIEENSRARSAKMRIGTKL, from the coding sequence ATGTATCATAATCCAGTCTTGCTGAAACAAAGTGTAGATGGTCTGGTAACCAATCCGGACGGCATCTACGTGGACTGCACTTTCGGTGGTGGCGGACATTCCCGTGAGATTCTCAGCCGACTTTCGGACAAAGGGAAATTGTACGCTTTCGACCAGGATTTGGATGCTTTGAAGAATACGATTGACGACCCGAGATTCACTTTGATTAATCAGAATTTCAGGTTTTTGGAGAATTCGTTGTTGGCTTATGGCGTGACTGGCGTTGATGGGATTTTGGCGGATTTGGGTGTTTCCTCCCATCAGTTTGATGAGGCAGAACGTGGATTTTCTATCAGAAGCAACGCGCCTCTCGATATGAGAATGAATGTGATGCAAGGACTTGATGCAAAGAAAATCATCAATGAATATGAAGAGGAAGATTTGGCTAATGTATTATATAATTATGGAGAATTAAGAGAATCCAGAAAGTTGGCCAGAGAAATCGTTCATCACAGAAAGGCAAAAAAAATCAACACAACGGATGAATTGAAATCACTTTTCAGTTACATCCCAGCTTTCAAACAAAATAAATTTTTCGCTCAGATTTTTCAGGCAATCAGAATTGAGGTCAATCAGGAATTGGAAGTGTTGAAGGAATTATTAGTTCAGTCTTACAAAGTTTTGAAGCCGGAAGGCCGATTGGTAATGATTTCTTACCATTCTTTGGAAGACAGATTAGTAAAACGTTTCCTGAAAAACGGGATGTTCGAAGGTGAACCGGCAAGAGATATTTATGGGAATTACAAGAAAACTTTTGAATTGTTAAAGACAAAAGCAATCATCCCAGACGATAAAGAAATAGAAGAAAACTCACGCGCACGAAGCGCAAAAATGAGAATAGGAACGAAATTATAG
- a CDS encoding FtsL-like putative cell division protein, which produces MAKLTQNKQKRLTFMDIIKGNFLNRDEVKAHYKYFLFIFGLLMVMIYSNHLVNTKIEHVNKLKEETEEYKSRNAYAQSRLIKIRMESELGKEMVQDSLVSLDSHPTKLLIKLDSTNDKSE; this is translated from the coding sequence ATGGCAAAATTAACTCAAAACAAACAGAAGAGACTCACTTTTATGGACATCATAAAAGGGAATTTCCTTAACCGTGATGAGGTAAAAGCGCATTACAAATATTTCCTGTTCATTTTCGGATTGCTGATGGTGATGATTTACAGCAATCATTTGGTCAACACGAAAATTGAGCACGTCAACAAACTAAAAGAAGAAACAGAAGAATACAAGTCGCGAAATGCCTACGCACAAAGCCGACTGATAAAAATTAGAATGGAATCGGAGCTGGGAAAAGAAATGGTTCAGGATTCACTGGTGAGTTTGGACAGTCATCCAACCAAATTATTGATAAAACTAGACAGCACAAATGATAAATCAGAATAA
- a CDS encoding penicillin-binding transpeptidase domain-containing protein: MINQNNDYEKKRSNALKWGYLFVLGAFVLFVIFLGRILVLQNTNVQEFEDNYISKNYREATLKAARGNLYASDGSILATTVMRYDVYLDFKSMRDTIYSNNIVALTDSLSKMFDKPRSYFRAKLDAQNKKNNQYYLLAKGLDFDEYDRIRNFPIFIKGKNKGGFIIQRNFRRELATSQIGAGTIGMDNGESKSGLEGAFSKFLTGIDGTRLEQRINSSQWKPIDYWKVQEPVDGQDVYTTLDLRIQDIAHSALENQLVKFDADHGCVVVMEVETGKIRAMVNLRRTEPGIYVDAYNYAVKDAQEPGSTFKTVSLLAAMDDGFIDENTKVNIGNGIWTYAGQRITDGHGGGTYDVSDVLAKSSNVGAAKIITQHYGDKPEVFLNHLKRWKMFDKMQIELPGIAKPSIQTPQSKRWNKATLASLGYGYSSSFPLLQLVTFYNGVANKGKMVKPLFIDKIMKDGNVLYNSKPEVMVKRMASEKAITMMTNALTKAVEKGTARSIYTPNLKIAGKTGTARFEYWKPGPMKYQASFAGFYPSDNPKYTCIVVVNQPDTSKGFYGGSVSAPVFKEIAGKTFLKTPLNVEKEMLVEHKVNLNKMVEPNVKLNVRKDSMPNVVGLIGKNVIPQLENMGYRVDYKGVGKIKGQFPAEGAHIGKNQKIYLELQN, translated from the coding sequence ATGATAAATCAGAATAACGATTACGAAAAGAAACGGTCCAATGCACTCAAGTGGGGCTACCTTTTTGTTTTAGGGGCCTTCGTTTTGTTTGTGATTTTTCTAGGGAGAATTTTGGTTCTTCAGAATACCAATGTGCAAGAGTTTGAAGATAATTACATCAGCAAAAACTACCGCGAAGCCACTTTAAAAGCGGCGCGTGGAAATCTCTACGCATCAGACGGTTCCATCTTGGCAACGACGGTAATGCGTTACGATGTTTATCTCGATTTCAAATCGATGAGAGATACAATTTATTCCAATAATATTGTAGCATTGACGGATTCTCTCAGCAAAATGTTCGACAAGCCGAGAAGTTATTTCAGAGCAAAATTGGATGCTCAGAACAAAAAGAACAACCAATATTATCTCTTGGCAAAAGGCCTTGACTTCGACGAATATGATAGAATCAGAAACTTTCCGATTTTCATCAAAGGAAAAAATAAGGGCGGTTTCATTATTCAAAGAAACTTCCGAAGAGAGTTGGCAACTTCGCAGATTGGCGCTGGAACGATTGGAATGGACAATGGCGAATCAAAGTCTGGTCTCGAAGGTGCATTCAGCAAATTCTTGACTGGGATTGATGGAACCCGTTTGGAGCAAAGAATCAACTCATCTCAATGGAAGCCAATCGATTACTGGAAAGTTCAAGAGCCTGTTGATGGTCAGGATGTTTACACGACTTTGGATTTGAGGATTCAGGATATTGCGCATTCGGCTTTGGAAAATCAACTGGTGAAATTCGATGCAGACCACGGTTGTGTGGTGGTGATGGAAGTGGAGACCGGGAAAATCCGAGCGATGGTCAACCTTAGAAGAACCGAACCAGGAATCTATGTTGATGCTTACAACTATGCAGTGAAAGACGCTCAGGAACCAGGTTCTACCTTCAAAACTGTCTCACTTTTGGCGGCGATGGACGATGGTTTCATAGATGAAAATACGAAAGTCAACATTGGAAACGGCATTTGGACCTACGCGGGTCAAAGAATTACAGATGGTCACGGCGGTGGAACTTATGATGTGAGTGATGTTTTGGCGAAATCCAGCAACGTTGGCGCAGCGAAAATCATTACGCAACATTATGGTGACAAACCAGAAGTTTTTCTGAACCATCTGAAACGCTGGAAAATGTTCGATAAAATGCAAATCGAATTGCCAGGAATTGCAAAACCATCCATCCAAACGCCTCAAAGCAAAAGATGGAACAAAGCAACTTTGGCTTCATTAGGATATGGTTATTCATCGAGCTTTCCGCTGTTGCAATTGGTGACATTTTACAATGGTGTTGCGAACAAAGGCAAAATGGTAAAACCGCTTTTCATTGATAAAATAATGAAAGACGGAAACGTTTTGTACAATTCCAAGCCAGAAGTAATGGTGAAAAGAATGGCTTCGGAAAAAGCAATCACGATGATGACCAATGCTTTGACAAAAGCAGTTGAGAAGGGAACAGCAAGAAGTATTTATACACCCAATCTGAAAATCGCAGGAAAAACAGGAACCGCAAGATTCGAATATTGGAAACCTGGGCCGATGAAATATCAAGCATCATTCGCTGGTTTTTATCCTTCGGACAATCCGAAATATACTTGTATTGTGGTTGTAAATCAACCAGATACATCAAAAGGTTTTTATGGAGGTTCGGTTTCAGCGCCGGTTTTTAAAGAGATTGCAGGAAAGACTTTCCTTAAGACACCTTTGAATGTTGAAAAAGAAATGTTGGTAGAACATAAAGTGAACCTCAATAAAATGGTGGAACCAAATGTAAAACTGAATGTCAGAAAAGACTCAATGCCAAATGTTGTGGGGCTGATTGGAAAAAATGTGATTCCACAATTGGAAAATATGGGTTACAGAGTTGACTATAAAGGTGTCGGAAAAATTAAAGGACAGTTTCCGGCAGAAGGTGCTCACATTGGGAAAAACCAAAAAATATATCTGGAACTTCAGAATTAA
- a CDS encoding UDP-N-acetylmuramoyl-L-alanyl-D-glutamate--2,6-diaminopimelate ligase, which yields MNLEKLLQRIQVLETIGTLEREVSELVFDSRKVVEESLYVALKGTVSDGHSYINSSIEKGAKVIVCEELPSEINDNITYIKVEDSSKALGHLASNFYGNPSEKLKLIGVTGTNGKTTVTTLLFDIFKTLGYQSALISTVEYRIGDEIIPSTHTTPDVIRLNQMLAKAVEIGCEYAFMEVSSHGISQNRTEGLHFKVAGFTNITHDHLDYHKTFQNYIYAKKRFFDELEDSAVAITNADDKNGSVMLQNTKAKKKTFALKTMADFHGKVLEVDFNGMLLNFNNKEFWTTLTGKFNASNLLLAYGIALELGMNEDEVLQAISVLQRVNGRFETIKSNGGIFFVVDYSHTPDALENVLDSINEIRTKNERLICVFGCGGDRDKTKRPEMGDIATKKSTLAIITSDNPRTEDPAQIIKEIEAGIQPQNFSKYTSIPDRREAIKMAIKFAEPKDIVVVAGKGHETYQEINGVKHHFDDKETIRELLQLMGK from the coding sequence ATGAATTTAGAAAAATTATTACAAAGAATCCAGGTTTTGGAAACAATCGGAACTCTCGAAAGAGAAGTTTCTGAATTGGTTTTCGACAGCAGAAAAGTTGTTGAAGAGTCTTTGTATGTAGCGTTGAAAGGAACAGTTTCCGATGGACATTCTTACATCAATTCTAGCATCGAAAAAGGTGCGAAAGTGATTGTGTGTGAAGAATTGCCTTCAGAAATTAATGATAATATTACTTACATTAAAGTTGAGGATTCTTCAAAAGCATTAGGACATTTGGCATCTAACTTTTACGGAAATCCTTCCGAGAAATTAAAATTAATCGGTGTTACCGGAACCAACGGAAAAACGACCGTGACAACTTTGTTGTTTGATATTTTCAAAACATTGGGTTATCAATCCGCTTTGATTTCCACTGTTGAATACAGAATCGGAGACGAAATTATCCCTTCAACTCACACAACGCCGGATGTCATCAGATTAAATCAAATGTTGGCGAAAGCTGTTGAAATCGGTTGTGAATATGCTTTTATGGAAGTCAGTTCTCACGGGATTTCTCAAAACAGAACCGAAGGATTACACTTCAAAGTGGCTGGTTTTACGAATATTACGCACGACCATTTGGATTATCACAAGACTTTCCAAAATTACATCTACGCAAAGAAAAGATTCTTTGACGAGTTAGAAGATTCTGCGGTTGCCATCACCAATGCTGATGATAAAAACGGTTCGGTAATGCTTCAAAATACAAAAGCGAAAAAGAAAACCTTCGCTTTGAAAACAATGGCAGATTTCCACGGAAAAGTTCTGGAGGTGGACTTCAACGGAATGTTGCTGAACTTTAACAACAAAGAATTCTGGACAACATTGACCGGGAAATTCAACGCTTCAAATCTACTTTTAGCTTACGGAATTGCTTTGGAATTAGGAATGAATGAAGATGAGGTTTTGCAGGCGATTTCTGTACTTCAACGCGTGAATGGCCGTTTCGAAACAATAAAATCAAATGGCGGAATTTTCTTCGTTGTTGATTATTCTCACACGCCGGATGCATTGGAAAATGTGTTGGACAGCATCAATGAAATCAGGACCAAAAACGAAAGATTGATTTGTGTTTTCGGTTGTGGAGGCGACAGAGACAAAACCAAACGTCCGGAAATGGGTGACATTGCGACCAAGAAATCGACGTTGGCAATCATCACGTCGGATAATCCGAGAACGGAAGACCCGGCGCAAATCATCAAAGAAATCGAAGCTGGAATCCAACCTCAGAATTTCAGCAAATACACTTCGATTCCAGATAGAAGAGAAGCAATTAAAATGGCCATCAAATTTGCTGAGCCAAAAGATATCGTCGTAGTTGCGGGAAAAGGCCACGAGACCTATCAGGAAATCAACGGCGTGAAACATCATTTTGATGACAAAGAGACGATTAGAGAACTATTACAATTAATGGGAAAATAA
- the mraY gene encoding phospho-N-acetylmuramoyl-pentapeptide-transferase, which translates to MLYYLYEYLTAHGIHVPGMNLFKYISFRAAMAVLFSLIIAMAYGKKIINYLRKKQMGELVRDLGLEGQKQKEGTPTMGGLIIILATIIPVLLFTRITNIYIVLLIISVLWMGAIGFLDDYLKKVKKNKDGLSGKFKVIGQVGLGLIVGVTMYFHPDIEVKRKYADSTVVNRNNVEQNFMEDEKIPVSTVPFTKNNEFDYSGILFWMDDAEAHEWAWIVFIPIVIFIVTAVSNGANITDGIDGLAAGTSVVILLTLAFFAYVSGNIIFADYLNIMFLPHMGETTIFALALVGAVIGFFWYNTYPAQVFMGDTGSLMLGGVIAVLAIILRKELLIPVLCGVFLIELLSVILQVWVFKYRKRKYGLEYAQNNRLFKMSPLHHHYQKEGFHESKIVNRMVILGVMLAIICLITLKTR; encoded by the coding sequence ATGCTGTATTATTTGTACGAATATTTAACCGCTCACGGAATACACGTTCCCGGGATGAACTTGTTCAAGTACATTTCGTTCCGCGCGGCGATGGCAGTTTTGTTTTCGCTGATTATTGCGATGGCCTACGGGAAAAAGATTATCAATTACCTCAGAAAAAAACAAATGGGAGAATTGGTGAGAGACCTTGGTCTGGAAGGACAAAAGCAGAAAGAAGGAACGCCGACAATGGGCGGTTTGATTATCATTTTGGCGACCATCATCCCCGTTTTGCTATTCACGAGAATCACCAATATCTACATTGTTCTTCTAATCATTTCGGTGCTTTGGATGGGCGCGATTGGTTTTCTTGATGATTATCTTAAGAAAGTTAAAAAAAATAAAGACGGATTAAGTGGAAAATTCAAGGTAATTGGGCAGGTTGGTTTAGGCTTAATTGTCGGAGTTACAATGTATTTCCACCCCGATATCGAGGTTAAGAGAAAGTACGCAGACTCGACTGTCGTGAACAGAAATAATGTGGAACAGAACTTTATGGAAGACGAGAAAATTCCGGTTTCTACAGTACCTTTCACAAAAAACAACGAGTTTGACTACAGCGGGATTTTGTTTTGGATGGATGATGCTGAGGCGCACGAATGGGCGTGGATTGTTTTCATCCCGATTGTGATTTTCATTGTAACGGCAGTTTCAAACGGAGCCAATATCACCGACGGAATCGATGGTTTGGCCGCTGGAACCAGCGTTGTGATTTTGCTCACGTTGGCATTTTTCGCCTATGTTTCTGGAAACATCATCTTCGCGGATTATCTGAATATAATGTTCCTGCCACATATGGGAGAGACAACGATTTTTGCCCTCGCTCTGGTGGGAGCTGTGATTGGATTTTTCTGGTACAACACTTATCCCGCGCAGGTTTTTATGGGCGATACAGGAAGTTTGATGTTGGGCGGGGTGATTGCAGTTTTGGCAATTATTTTAAGAAAGGAATTGTTGATTCCAGTTTTGTGCGGAGTTTTTCTGATAGAACTTTTATCCGTCATCTTACAGGTTTGGGTCTTCAAATACAGAAAGAGAAAATACGGGCTGGAATATGCCCAGAACAATAGATTATTCAAAATGTCACCGCTTCATCACCATTATCAGAAAGAAGGTTTCCACGAAAGCAAAATCGTAAACCGAATGGTAATCTTGGGTGTAATGCTTGCGATTATTTGCTTAATCACTTTAAAAACCAGATAA
- the murD gene encoding UDP-N-acetylmuramoyl-L-alanine--D-glutamate ligase gives MRVVILGGGESGVGAAYLAKAKGFDVFLSDMGMIRENYKKELDELGVDYEDGKHSEEKILNADWIIKSPGIPKKAEMILKIQEKGIRLSSEIEFASEFTDAKIIAITGSNGKTTTTSLIYYILKEDGFNVGLGGNIGKSFAKQVAEENFDYYVLEVSSFQLDDIQNFRPYISLLLNLSKDHLDQYNYNYEEYALAKFRIAENQEANNFFIYNKDDEMSKSLLGKLDLKVTKVPFSLNERLEKGAFSIDENFVVNVNDGFTMNIDELSLLGKHNVANSLAASIAGKLLEISNQSIRNSLMTFQAVEHRLEPVSEINGVKFINDSKATNVNATYFALESMKQPVVWIVGGKDKGNDYTEIEDLVKRKVKAIVCLGIDNQKIIDFFKGKKTQIYDTSSMQQAVEVSKSVAEKGDIVLLSPCCASFDLFNGYEDRGNQFKNEVLKSEKPMAIS, from the coding sequence ATGAGAGTAGTAATACTTGGTGGCGGAGAAAGCGGTGTTGGCGCAGCATATTTGGCGAAGGCTAAAGGCTTTGACGTGTTCCTTTCGGATATGGGAATGATTCGTGAGAACTATAAAAAAGAGCTTGACGAACTGGGCGTTGATTATGAGGACGGAAAACATTCTGAAGAGAAAATCTTGAATGCCGACTGGATTATCAAAAGCCCCGGAATTCCGAAAAAAGCCGAGATGATTTTGAAGATTCAGGAAAAAGGAATCAGATTGTCTTCTGAGATTGAATTTGCTTCTGAGTTTACAGATGCGAAAATCATCGCCATCACTGGAAGCAATGGGAAAACCACTACGACTTCTTTGATTTACTATATCTTGAAGGAAGACGGTTTCAATGTTGGTTTGGGTGGAAACATCGGAAAGAGCTTTGCCAAACAAGTTGCTGAGGAGAATTTCGATTACTATGTTTTGGAAGTGAGTAGTTTTCAATTGGATGATATTCAAAACTTTAGACCATATATTTCTCTTTTGTTGAATTTGTCTAAGGACCATCTGGACCAGTACAATTACAATTACGAAGAATATGCTTTGGCTAAATTCAGAATTGCTGAAAATCAGGAAGCTAACAATTTTTTCATCTACAATAAAGATGACGAAATGAGCAAATCGCTTCTAGGAAAATTAGATTTAAAAGTGACCAAAGTGCCATTCTCATTGAACGAAAGATTAGAAAAAGGCGCATTTTCCATCGATGAAAACTTCGTGGTGAATGTCAACGATGGCTTCACAATGAACATCGACGAATTGTCACTCTTAGGAAAACATAATGTTGCCAACAGCCTGGCGGCAAGTATCGCTGGTAAATTATTGGAAATCAGCAATCAAAGTATTAGAAATTCATTAATGACTTTCCAGGCGGTTGAACACAGATTGGAACCCGTTTCCGAAATCAACGGCGTGAAATTCATCAATGACAGTAAGGCAACCAACGTGAACGCAACATATTTCGCTTTGGAAAGTATGAAACAACCAGTTGTTTGGATTGTCGGCGGAAAAGACAAAGGGAACGACTATACAGAAATTGAAGACTTAGTTAAAAGAAAAGTAAAGGCAATTGTCTGCTTAGGAATTGATAATCAGAAAATTATTGATTTTTTCAAAGGCAAGAAAACGCAGATTTATGACACTTCCAGTATGCAACAAGCAGTAGAGGTTTCCAAATCGGTGGCAGAAAAAGGAGACATTGTTTTGTTGTCGCCTTGTTGCGCAAGTTTTGATTTGTTCAATGGTTATGAAGACCGAGGCAATCAATTCAAAAATGAAGTATTAAAAAGCGAAAAACCAATGGCTATCAGCTAA
- a CDS encoding FtsW/RodA/SpoVE family cell cycle protein has translation MEQTTDNKFELLKGDKVLWSVIILISLLSVFPVYSASSNLEYIVNNGTTTGHVIKHIIFVLIGLGIMRFVGTVKYEHIGKLSSILLLVTIGLLLITMFTGQKIEGASASRWLKIPGTPISFQPSSFAYLMLMIYLCRYLTKKIKRERLPIENIFYIFGPILIVFGLVAKDNGSTALMILMVSIAILIVGQLAWQYVAGFISLSVVFVVMFLLVALNTNMIGGNRVHTWMSRIETFTSSKKNADVEDESIKAKNYQVMQAKAAIVHGGFNGIGPGKSALKQTLPQSVSDFIFAIIVEEYGWIGAFVLISLYMIMIIRIVMIASKMPAFFGSLLVLAIGLMIFIQLTVNIAVAVNLIPVTGQPLPLISYGGTSMLVTYIQLGIILNVSSRIQVYDEEGLGKRQSLEEINDIA, from the coding sequence ATGGAACAAACGACAGACAACAAATTCGAGCTGCTGAAAGGCGACAAGGTCCTTTGGTCGGTGATCATTTTGATCTCCCTGCTTTCGGTATTTCCGGTTTATTCCGCAAGTTCGAATCTGGAATATATTGTCAACAACGGGACTACAACTGGTCACGTGATCAAGCATATTATTTTCGTTTTGATCGGTTTGGGAATTATGCGTTTCGTAGGAACGGTGAAGTATGAGCACATCGGAAAACTCAGTTCTATTCTCCTTTTGGTAACGATTGGACTGTTGCTGATCACGATGTTCACAGGACAAAAGATCGAAGGTGCAAGTGCATCACGTTGGCTCAAGATTCCTGGAACACCTATTTCATTTCAGCCATCGTCATTCGCATATTTGATGTTGATGATCTATCTCTGCAGATATTTGACCAAGAAGATCAAGAGAGAGAGATTACCGATTGAGAACATATTCTATATTTTCGGACCAATATTGATTGTGTTCGGATTGGTTGCAAAAGACAACGGTTCCACAGCTTTGATGATTCTGATGGTTTCCATCGCCATCTTGATTGTTGGACAATTGGCTTGGCAATATGTTGCAGGATTTATCTCGTTGTCCGTGGTGTTTGTGGTGATGTTTCTACTGGTCGCACTCAATACGAATATGATTGGTGGAAACCGTGTCCATACGTGGATGAGCCGTATCGAAACCTTTACCAGTTCCAAGAAAAATGCGGACGTTGAGGACGAAAGTATCAAGGCGAAAAACTATCAGGTGATGCAAGCCAAAGCAGCGATTGTTCACGGTGGCTTCAACGGAATCGGACCTGGAAAAAGTGCTTTGAAACAGACGTTGCCACAATCGGTTTCGGATTTTATTTTCGCAATCATTGTGGAAGAATACGGCTGGATTGGCGCTTTTGTTTTGATAAGCCTTTATATGATAATGATAATCCGAATCGTAATGATTGCCAGTAAGATGCCCGCGTTCTTCGGCTCGTTGCTCGTGTTGGCGATTGGATTAATGATTTTCATCCAGCTCACTGTGAATATTGCGGTGGCCGTGAATCTAATTCCGGTGACTGGTCAGCCTTTACCGCTGATAAGTTATGGAGGAACATCGATGTTGGTGACCTACATTCAGCTGGGAATTATTCTTAATGTAAGTTCCAGAATCCAGGTTTATGACGAAGAAGGATTAGGCAAAAGACAAAGTTTGGAAGAAATAAATGACATAGCTTAA